The following proteins are encoded in a genomic region of Streptomyces sp. NBC_01723:
- a CDS encoding RNaseH domain-containing protein, whose amino-acid sequence MNDQNLEPGKYLHTLAYRCTPALVGDATVHVRQLDTETAKLWATFTAQCRKRFGKEEAQAPYTIATTVLQVITGGYVYFEPKGAAPFLVSRQPIDSDLLCKAFTLTYGLALGEQVEVIDLRQPPALAVRIARTPEQEFALGEHLAGAKGAQPDAPNWLYKSVGWGLAERLAAVPFQLSNGREITLRPDITGGLVALDDPWENESGGRYAVCRTAVRLKTLPNVQHPVLLLDARVSRISSSLIFSSTALAVQPGEGRPILEVKLNGRGGTKTIPRQTLQALGRLEMDYSILQSIAKRSEREQKLRERARAFKEKLQFPREHPGQIWPIPAKNYQHPIGTGVGMHHLRLLRAHADAVFGDDAQRLSLRQSAMTLPRRPTDPEKVSAQEYKRRKEERERTGSKEPLRPRGSLFPSAESLCVSVAEAGFKKLRIACLWYRDETRQRMLQTFCHAFELSPVGLDTQEGVELDLYQGRITAAFHYVPDFLRPGRGRDRAEALGAVSASLRPRDGVLIGAWCETELPHADDFPGIDTRDLDDLDAKPQTKAILARLDVSSQYLMGRGKEGVIEPPREDHPAQMALLDLYRSLGITDERISNALQGTSGFPVDRLAHVGVHVRQQNRRYGEKGEPKIVITATALVPPQSPEGAWSLLGWSSTAPVWRPYRSAQNAFHTHPYPEPSAETTSYRQKWDGAADMVERALGDLTDELDGLPYTVTVDAQSARRMWDGLQNLRLGEHLAQAGTDGNRSRYQLPGARLGQDAPLAVIRLNTDDEEVPQPVSVTHLGKKDGAEPAEKDTSTLLFEVDTDFGTPVWLLCNVPRAYDGSGAGRLGSKRTRWEAEKSVQSEDRSKRRKGEMPQNFYAMTATEILPIGGPSDGAREALAAMTARLCHQTLFWSDRARYPVSLHAARQMDLDHPQYRREAVDAEPGTGDGEGAEAGAAD is encoded by the coding sequence GTGAACGACCAGAACCTCGAGCCGGGCAAGTACCTGCACACACTGGCTTACCGCTGCACTCCCGCTCTGGTGGGCGACGCGACGGTTCACGTGCGCCAGCTGGACACGGAGACGGCCAAGCTGTGGGCCACCTTCACCGCTCAGTGCAGGAAGCGCTTCGGCAAGGAGGAGGCCCAAGCTCCGTACACCATCGCCACGACCGTGCTCCAGGTGATCACTGGCGGGTATGTGTACTTCGAGCCCAAGGGCGCGGCGCCGTTCCTGGTATCCCGGCAGCCGATCGACAGCGATCTGCTGTGCAAAGCCTTCACCCTGACGTACGGCCTCGCCCTCGGTGAACAGGTAGAGGTGATCGACCTGAGGCAGCCGCCCGCTCTCGCGGTGCGCATCGCGAGGACTCCGGAGCAGGAATTCGCTCTGGGGGAGCACTTGGCGGGGGCCAAGGGAGCACAACCGGATGCCCCTAACTGGCTCTACAAGAGCGTGGGGTGGGGGCTGGCAGAGCGTCTCGCAGCCGTTCCCTTCCAGCTCTCCAACGGCCGAGAGATCACACTGCGTCCCGATATCACCGGTGGCCTGGTGGCGTTGGACGATCCCTGGGAGAACGAGAGCGGCGGTCGCTACGCCGTGTGCCGAACGGCGGTGCGTCTCAAGACCCTGCCGAACGTGCAGCATCCCGTGCTGCTCTTGGACGCGCGCGTCTCCCGCATCTCGTCCTCGCTGATCTTCAGCTCCACAGCACTTGCCGTCCAGCCCGGAGAGGGCCGCCCGATCCTGGAAGTCAAGCTCAACGGGCGCGGCGGCACAAAGACGATCCCGCGGCAGACCCTGCAAGCGCTCGGCCGACTGGAGATGGACTACTCGATTCTGCAGTCCATCGCCAAGCGTTCCGAGCGCGAGCAGAAGCTTCGCGAGCGGGCCAGGGCTTTCAAGGAGAAGCTTCAGTTCCCCCGCGAGCACCCGGGCCAGATCTGGCCCATCCCCGCGAAGAACTACCAACACCCCATCGGAACGGGCGTGGGCATGCACCACCTGAGGCTCCTGCGTGCTCACGCAGACGCTGTCTTCGGCGATGATGCCCAGCGGCTGTCCCTGCGCCAGTCCGCGATGACCCTGCCGCGACGCCCCACCGACCCTGAAAAGGTCTCGGCCCAGGAGTATAAGCGCCGCAAGGAGGAGCGCGAGCGCACCGGCAGCAAGGAGCCACTGCGCCCGCGGGGCAGCCTCTTCCCGTCAGCAGAGTCGCTCTGCGTCTCCGTCGCCGAGGCCGGCTTCAAGAAGCTCCGCATCGCTTGCCTGTGGTATCGGGACGAGACCCGGCAGCGCATGCTGCAGACGTTCTGCCACGCGTTCGAACTCAGCCCCGTCGGCCTTGACACCCAGGAGGGCGTCGAGCTCGACCTCTACCAGGGCCGCATCACAGCCGCCTTCCATTACGTGCCGGACTTCCTGCGGCCGGGTCGCGGGCGGGACCGGGCAGAAGCGCTGGGGGCTGTGAGCGCCTCGCTCAGGCCCCGTGACGGTGTCCTGATCGGCGCGTGGTGCGAGACCGAATTGCCGCACGCCGATGACTTCCCTGGCATCGACACTCGTGACCTGGACGATCTGGATGCCAAGCCGCAGACGAAGGCGATCCTGGCTCGCCTCGACGTTTCGTCGCAGTACCTGATGGGCCGCGGAAAGGAAGGTGTCATCGAGCCGCCCCGCGAAGATCACCCGGCGCAGATGGCTCTGCTCGACCTGTACCGCTCCCTCGGCATCACTGACGAGCGGATCTCCAATGCTCTTCAGGGCACGAGCGGATTCCCGGTCGACCGGCTGGCCCATGTCGGCGTGCATGTACGACAGCAGAACCGACGCTACGGCGAGAAGGGCGAACCCAAGATCGTCATTACGGCCACCGCGTTGGTCCCGCCCCAGTCCCCGGAAGGGGCATGGTCCCTACTCGGCTGGAGTTCCACGGCACCGGTATGGCGGCCGTACCGCTCGGCTCAGAACGCCTTCCACACCCACCCATATCCCGAACCTTCCGCGGAGACCACGAGTTATCGGCAGAAGTGGGACGGTGCAGCCGATATGGTGGAGCGCGCCCTCGGCGACCTCACCGACGAGCTGGACGGCTTGCCCTACACAGTCACCGTGGACGCGCAGTCCGCGCGACGCATGTGGGACGGCTTGCAGAACCTTCGCCTCGGCGAACATCTCGCGCAGGCAGGAACTGACGGCAACCGCAGCCGATACCAGCTCCCCGGAGCACGCCTCGGCCAGGACGCCCCGCTGGCCGTCATCCGCCTCAACACGGACGACGAAGAAGTGCCACAGCCCGTCAGCGTCACCCACCTGGGCAAGAAGGACGGCGCCGAACCCGCTGAGAAGGACACCTCGACGCTGCTCTTCGAAGTCGACACGGACTTCGGAACGCCAGTATGGCTGCTGTGCAATGTGCCTCGCGCCTACGACGGCAGCGGCGCCGGCCGACTGGGCTCCAAGCGAACCCGGTGGGAGGCGGAGAAATCCGTGCAGTCAGAGGACCGGTCGAAGCGCCGCAAAGGCGAGATGCCGCAGAACTTCTACGCCATGACCGCCACCGAGATCCTCCCCATCGGGGGCCCGTCAGACGGGGCGCGTGAGGCGCTAGCGGCCATGACCGCACGCCTGTGCCACCAGACGCTGTTCTGGTCCGACCGCGCCCGCTATCCGGTGTCGCTGCATGCGGCACGGCAAATGGACCTTGACCATCCGCAGTACCGGCGTGAGGCAGTCGATGCGGAGCCAGGGACTGGAGACGGAGAAGGAGCGGAGGCAGGAGCCGCAGATTAG
- a CDS encoding restriction endonuclease-related protein — protein sequence MRNATNNGVRPTDELWVKSLVARSVLRAANAMTAPGVSPSARLGVLMECHGALLAARGPGSELSFADFRRQVRGDPSRLLPEGVPGWDVDELRAVDADGHVTEDAFDIAAEQRLVLRILQKGGRGAGLLSGQDLDDEVAQETAFAQLCKAGNQKVYESGRTDLIRYPAGPVSELSELRLPPMVADLYEDIPYASRYRDWWFACPVCRWPMRVALRREAGQQIGVVACWHTPHQEMGATYRFRPVEGIVPPELLPGPPPPPPDEREAVLWPDLEYVPEAKPVEGHKALVRGVWRYTCVPGLAELALRDRLVERGLKVELWPALDAYDLCVHVGRKRARKKEPVRVDVKDYTSGTALAQLIHAQEGDSGGAEWLVVPDQRASQVHLLSGVGAKYGLKVATASEFGEMVCERSGVAWS from the coding sequence ATGAGGAACGCGACGAACAATGGCGTTCGGCCGACCGATGAGCTATGGGTGAAGTCCCTGGTGGCACGCTCGGTGTTGCGTGCGGCCAACGCGATGACGGCGCCCGGCGTGAGTCCTTCCGCTCGCCTCGGGGTCTTGATGGAGTGCCACGGCGCGCTGCTGGCGGCGCGCGGACCGGGCAGTGAGCTGTCTTTTGCGGACTTCCGGCGTCAGGTGCGCGGTGATCCCTCCCGGCTCTTGCCCGAAGGTGTCCCTGGGTGGGACGTCGACGAACTGCGCGCGGTCGATGCCGACGGGCACGTGACGGAGGACGCCTTCGATATCGCCGCGGAGCAGCGCCTGGTGCTCCGCATCCTGCAGAAGGGCGGCCGAGGTGCCGGCCTGCTCAGTGGGCAGGACCTGGACGACGAGGTTGCGCAGGAAACGGCCTTCGCCCAGTTGTGCAAGGCGGGTAATCAGAAGGTCTACGAGAGCGGACGTACCGATCTGATCCGCTACCCGGCGGGCCCGGTGAGCGAGCTGAGTGAACTGAGGCTGCCTCCGATGGTCGCGGATCTGTACGAGGACATCCCCTATGCCTCGAGGTACCGGGACTGGTGGTTCGCGTGCCCCGTATGCCGGTGGCCGATGCGCGTCGCACTGCGTCGTGAGGCGGGGCAGCAGATCGGGGTGGTCGCCTGCTGGCACACGCCGCACCAGGAAATGGGCGCCACGTATCGCTTCCGCCCGGTCGAGGGGATTGTTCCGCCCGAGCTACTGCCGGGGCCGCCTCCGCCTCCCCCGGACGAGCGGGAAGCAGTCCTCTGGCCCGACCTGGAGTACGTCCCGGAGGCGAAACCCGTGGAGGGGCATAAGGCTCTGGTGCGGGGTGTGTGGCGGTACACCTGCGTCCCCGGGCTGGCGGAGCTGGCGCTGCGGGACCGGTTGGTCGAACGTGGCCTCAAGGTGGAGCTGTGGCCCGCCCTGGACGCCTACGACCTGTGTGTACACGTCGGGCGCAAGCGGGCGCGGAAGAAGGAGCCTGTGCGCGTGGACGTGAAGGACTACACCTCGGGCACCGCGCTCGCGCAACTGATCCACGCACAGGAAGGCGATAGCGGGGGAGCAGAGTGGCTGGTGGTTCCAGACCAGCGCGCCAGCCAGGTGCACCTGCTGTCGGGAGTGGGGGCGAAGTACGGGCTGAAGGTAGCCACGGCGTCCGAGTTCGGCGAGATGGTCTGCGAGCGTTCGGGGGTGGCCTGGTCGTGA
- a CDS encoding helix-turn-helix domain-containing protein yields the protein MKSSLQFHGEMPLPVRVITPSRLVALRERAGMSKAELARRIGVSTRMVFFYEQGRHTPTPQRLQRMAAALHCDVEELTGVRRGEEGLVDLRFTAGLTLDQAVEMLRRMPVGRDLCLSAPRLSALEQGRPMVGRNWRDRDVVGRFPAALAKIYGVPVRMVVDAWMRSRPNESAPVRPRRQPQRRSSDSAEVAWRSLNERQQVYLGEILRDERMTETEMWMRRTHHLPVPRPAEWRKLPLALHAPADVVGYTRLQERLRRNGVHDPGAGATLHALARRGLLVTSTDVVHHAEAGEVTRVRVEMTRRGRAAARAGLGERAKQQPDMPLLSEWLWGVMARVAEAGPEGLERDALSGRAPFYLGVGYKNRSAGRPSRGFIDDVPVVADDGSHVVGYRWKLTPVGLRHAVEYLDEYRRRYPQVDTTGVAALAGEHS from the coding sequence ATGAAGTCTTCATTGCAGTTTCATGGAGAGATGCCCTTGCCTGTTCGCGTGATAACTCCCAGCCGCCTCGTGGCGCTGCGGGAGCGTGCGGGGATGTCGAAGGCTGAACTTGCCCGGCGAATCGGGGTCTCGACACGCATGGTGTTCTTCTACGAGCAGGGGCGACACACGCCCACTCCGCAGCGGCTACAGAGGATGGCGGCGGCGCTGCACTGCGATGTGGAGGAGCTCACTGGGGTTCGCCGTGGCGAAGAGGGGCTCGTCGACCTGAGATTCACTGCTGGGCTGACGCTCGATCAGGCGGTGGAGATGCTCCGTCGGATGCCCGTCGGGCGCGACCTGTGCCTGTCGGCGCCTAGGCTCTCCGCCTTGGAACAGGGGCGCCCCATGGTGGGGCGGAATTGGCGTGATCGCGACGTGGTGGGGCGATTTCCCGCCGCGCTCGCCAAGATTTATGGCGTGCCTGTGCGCATGGTCGTAGACGCTTGGATGCGTTCCCGTCCAAATGAATCGGCGCCCGTACGTCCGAGGCGTCAGCCACAGAGGCGTTCGAGCGACTCGGCCGAGGTTGCCTGGCGATCGTTGAACGAACGGCAGCAGGTCTACCTCGGTGAGATCCTGCGGGACGAGCGCATGACGGAGACGGAAATGTGGATGCGCCGAACGCATCATCTGCCCGTGCCTCGCCCAGCGGAGTGGCGCAAGCTTCCCCTCGCTCTCCACGCGCCAGCGGATGTCGTGGGCTACACGCGGCTGCAGGAACGCTTGCGGCGCAATGGAGTCCACGACCCTGGAGCCGGCGCAACGCTGCACGCTTTGGCACGCCGAGGACTCCTGGTGACCAGCACTGATGTGGTGCATCACGCTGAAGCTGGCGAGGTGACCAGGGTTCGGGTGGAGATGACGAGGCGGGGCAGGGCAGCCGCCCGCGCTGGACTGGGCGAGCGCGCGAAGCAGCAGCCGGACATGCCTCTGCTGTCTGAGTGGCTGTGGGGCGTCATGGCCCGGGTGGCCGAGGCGGGCCCGGAAGGGCTGGAGCGGGATGCACTGTCTGGCCGGGCTCCGTTCTATCTGGGCGTCGGCTACAAGAACCGGTCTGCAGGGCGGCCGAGCCGGGGATTCATCGACGATGTGCCGGTAGTTGCCGACGACGGGAGTCACGTCGTCGGATACCGGTGGAAGCTGACCCCGGTCGGGCTGCGGCACGCAGTTGAGTACTTGGACGAGTACCGCCGTCGGTATCCGCAGGTTGATACCACGGGCGTCGCGGCGCTCGCTGGCGAACACTCATAA
- a CDS encoding sensor histidine kinase — MAPEVPLRNSLLLRLLIASFAISLVSIAATAWLTARSTTLAIKQERGQILADDATIQNTLEGFAAVHRNWDEAEHTVQELARRTGRGIVITTRAREVITASDRADVDRLPLNASAVIDPLHLSPPPAQGAGPSEQVSRIDPRAVGPYLLPTAERKKLRQLAHQEASCFYDTQGLRTQIVEEPSGRPAIRALRSGAVTLQTCATKELLAPTPTEAKALTELTALVRTCAERNRIHIEEPLTIDRQFRLGQAGFEQGASALDDCVEEGRREQLAPHVAPAALLFVTSPAQSATPVFDLSRAGTLRVLGTTSLILTVTITITAVIAIRLIRPLRTLTKAARAPSGQHLRIPITTKDEIGYLAAALNELSERRERTDEQRRVMVSDIAHELRTPLSNIRGWLDAAQDGLADPDSSLVASLQEEAGLLQHIIDDLQVLAAADAGSLRLNFRKLNLRELAEQSLDAHQTAAQAGRVALTGYFTDDLTIEGDPVRLRQVLGNLLSNAIRHTPPNGSITVSAYRVKGGVELHVADTGGGIQPDDLPRIFDRFWRAEQSRSRNTGGSGLGLSIVRHLVQAHGGEVTVVSSPGTETVFTVRLPN; from the coding sequence ATGGCGCCTGAAGTGCCGCTGCGCAACAGCCTGCTACTCCGCCTCCTGATCGCCTCCTTTGCGATCTCCCTGGTCTCCATCGCCGCCACGGCCTGGCTCACGGCACGTAGCACCACGCTCGCCATCAAGCAGGAACGGGGCCAGATCCTCGCGGACGACGCCACCATCCAGAACACGCTCGAAGGCTTCGCGGCCGTGCACCGGAACTGGGACGAGGCCGAACACACCGTCCAGGAGCTCGCCCGCAGAACCGGGCGCGGCATCGTCATCACCACGCGGGCACGCGAGGTCATCACCGCCTCCGACCGGGCGGACGTCGACCGGCTGCCCCTCAACGCGAGCGCCGTCATCGATCCTCTGCACCTCAGTCCGCCTCCGGCCCAGGGCGCCGGCCCGTCGGAGCAGGTCTCCCGAATCGACCCACGGGCGGTCGGCCCCTACCTACTTCCCACAGCGGAACGGAAGAAGCTGAGGCAACTCGCCCATCAGGAGGCCTCCTGTTTCTACGACACCCAGGGGCTGCGCACGCAGATAGTCGAGGAACCGAGCGGCAGGCCCGCCATCCGGGCTCTCCGCTCCGGAGCGGTCACCCTTCAGACCTGCGCGACCAAGGAACTGCTCGCTCCCACCCCGACCGAGGCGAAGGCTCTCACCGAACTCACCGCGCTCGTCCGAACCTGCGCCGAACGCAACCGCATACACATCGAAGAACCCCTGACCATCGATAGGCAGTTCCGGTTGGGCCAGGCCGGCTTCGAGCAAGGCGCCTCCGCCCTCGACGATTGCGTGGAGGAGGGTCGACGCGAACAGCTGGCGCCCCATGTCGCCCCGGCTGCACTGCTGTTCGTCACCAGCCCCGCCCAGTCGGCCACTCCCGTTTTCGATCTGTCCAGGGCCGGAACCCTGCGCGTACTGGGAACCACCAGCCTCATCCTCACCGTGACCATCACCATCACCGCCGTCATCGCGATCCGGCTCATACGTCCGTTGCGGACGTTGACCAAAGCAGCCCGCGCCCCCTCGGGCCAGCACCTCCGGATCCCCATCACCACCAAGGACGAGATCGGCTATCTGGCCGCGGCCCTCAACGAGCTCTCGGAACGGCGCGAACGCACCGACGAACAGCGCAGGGTCATGGTCAGCGACATCGCGCACGAGCTGCGGACCCCGCTCAGCAACATACGCGGCTGGCTGGACGCAGCCCAGGACGGTCTGGCAGATCCGGACTCGTCGCTCGTGGCCTCGCTCCAGGAGGAAGCGGGCCTGTTGCAGCACATCATCGACGACCTCCAAGTGCTCGCTGCGGCCGACGCCGGCTCCCTGCGCCTCAACTTCCGCAAGCTGAACCTGCGGGAGCTGGCCGAACAGTCACTCGACGCCCACCAAACAGCCGCGCAGGCAGGCCGAGTCGCACTGACCGGCTACTTCACAGACGATCTCACCATCGAAGGCGACCCCGTCCGCCTACGCCAGGTACTGGGCAACCTCCTGTCGAACGCGATACGCCACACACCGCCGAACGGCTCCATCACAGTCAGCGCCTATCGGGTGAAAGGCGGCGTCGAGCTCCACGTCGCCGACACCGGCGGCGGCATCCAACCTGACGATCTTCCCCGGATATTCGACCGCTTCTGGCGAGCCGAACAGTCCCGCAGCAGGAATACCGGGGGCAGCGGTCTCGGACTCTCCATAGTCAGACACCTCGTGCAAGCGCACGGCGGAGAGGTAACCGTGGTGAGCAGCCCAGGCACGGAAACCGTGTTCACAGTTCGGCTTCCGAACTGA
- a CDS encoding response regulator transcription factor: protein MSTYVLVAEDDRKQAELIRRYLAHNGYTVTVAHDGVTALREATRRPPDLLVLDWMLPGLDGLEICRRLRGAGELPILMLTARSTEDDLLRGLDLGADDYMTKPFRPRELVARIRTLLRRSHHTVRPASVAAVSPAAPAASGNRAVLTVGRLTVNAAQHQVFVHDRPVNCTPGEFRILSTMAASPDRVFTRSQLLDCLTDHGRTVSERTVDVHILNLRKKIETSPRRPQHLLTVHGIGYKLASGDHGA from the coding sequence ATGTCCACATACGTGCTGGTGGCGGAAGACGATCGGAAGCAGGCGGAGCTGATCCGCCGCTACCTTGCGCACAACGGCTATACGGTGACCGTCGCACACGACGGCGTGACGGCGCTCAGGGAAGCCACCCGCCGACCACCGGACCTCCTCGTCCTCGACTGGATGCTCCCCGGCCTGGACGGACTGGAGATATGCCGACGACTACGGGGGGCCGGCGAGTTGCCCATCCTCATGCTCACCGCCCGCTCCACCGAGGACGACCTTCTTCGAGGCCTGGATCTCGGAGCGGATGACTACATGACAAAACCCTTCAGGCCGCGCGAACTGGTCGCACGCATCCGCACACTGCTGCGCCGCAGCCACCACACGGTCCGTCCGGCCTCCGTAGCCGCCGTATCTCCTGCGGCCCCTGCGGCGTCCGGGAACCGAGCAGTTCTCACGGTCGGCCGACTGACCGTGAATGCGGCTCAGCACCAGGTATTCGTCCACGATCGCCCGGTGAACTGCACCCCTGGCGAATTCCGGATACTCAGCACGATGGCCGCCTCTCCCGATCGGGTCTTCACCAGATCCCAACTGCTGGACTGCCTGACGGACCACGGCAGAACCGTCTCCGAACGCACCGTGGACGTACACATACTGAACCTGCGGAAGAAGATCGAGACCTCACCCCGCAGACCCCAGCACCTACTCACGGTCCACGGCATCGGATACAAACTGGCCAGCGGCGACCATGGCGCCTGA